In the genome of Luteitalea pratensis, the window GCCCCGCAAGACTCGTACGACGCGCGCTAGCCGGCGACCGGTTCGGCCGTGGCCGGGGCCAGCCCCAACTCCTTGCGCAGGCGCTCGTCGATCGCCTGGTACGTCGCCGGATTGTCTTTCAGGAACTGCTTGACGTTCTCGCGGCCCTGCCCGAGCCGCTCGCCGCTGTACGAGAACCAGGTGCCGCTCTTGTCGACGATCTTGCGCTCCACCGCGAGGTCGAGCAGGTCGCCTTCCTTCGAGATGCCCTCGCCGTACATCACGTCGAACTCGGCCTCACGGAAGGGCGGCGCGACCTTGTTCTTCACGACCTTGACGCGCGTCCGGCCCCCCGTCACCTGATCGCCGTCCTTGATCGCGCCGATGCGGCGGATGTCGATACGCACCGACGAGTAGAACTTCAGCGCCCGGCCACCGGTGGTCGTTTCCGGGTTGCCGAACATCACGCCGATCTTCTCGCGCAGTTGGTTGATGAAGATCAGGCAGGTCTTGCTCTTCGAAACCGCGCCCGTGAGCTTGCGCAGCGCCTGCGACATCAGCCGGGCCTGCAGGCCCATCTGCTGGTCGCCCATCTCACCCTCGATCTCGGCCCGCGGAACCAGGGCGGCCACCGAGTCGACCACGATCACGTCCACGCTGCCCGAACGCACCAGCACTTCGACGATCTCCAGCGCCTGCTCGCCGTTGTCAGGCTGCGACACCAGCAGGTCCTCGAGGTTCACGCCGAGCTTCTGCGCATACGAGGCGTCCAGCGCGTGCTCGGCATCCACGAACGCCGCCATCCCACCCAGCTTCTGCGCCTGCGCGATCACCTGCAGCGCCAGTGTCGTCTTGCCCGAGGACTCCGGGCCGAAGACCTCGATCACGCGGCCACGCGGCACGCCGCCGACTCCGAGCGCATAGTCGAGGCTGATGGAGCCAGTCGAGATGCTCGGGATCGCGACGGCGTCCTTCTGACCCAACCGCATGATGGAGCCCTTGCCGAACTGCTTCTCGATCTGGCCGACGGCCATCTCGATGGCGCGGGCACGTTCCTTCAGGTCGTCAACGGGCATCACTCGAACTCCTTGCGGTCGGGAAAACGGCTGACAGGGGCACGCCACCCGGGCTCGGGAGGCACATCGCTGTGAGCCTCACGTATTCTAAGGACGTGCCAGCCCGCTGTCAAGCGAAAGTGTTGACAATAGATACTTATAAACATCGTTGATACAGCATGTTACGAGTCATTGGCACTTTCGCCATCGACGACGCCGGTGGCAGGAAATGCGCTCCTCGGGTTGCCGCGACTCGGCAGGATTGCTACTGTCGCCGGATGCCCAGCCCCGTGGGGCACGCACTGGCCGGCCTGGCGGTGGGCGTGCTCGCCGCCGGTCCGCGAAACCTCGTCCGCTCCCTCGACCCGCCTGCCGCACGCCGTCCCATCGACACCGCCCTGCTTGCCATGTTGCCCATGGCAGCGCTGGGGGTCTTGCCGGACTTCGATCTGCTGTTCGGCGTCCATTCGATGTACACGCACAGTCTCGGCGCGGTCGTCGCGGTGCTCCTCGTCGCTCGCGTCGTCACGGGGGCGTGGCGCTGGGCCATTGCCGCCAGCCTGGCCTACGCCAGCCATATCCTGCTCGACTGGCTGGGCCACGACACGACGGCCCCGATCGGGATCATGGCCCTCTGGCCAATCACACCAGCCTACTTCCAGTCCGACCTGCACCTGTTCCTGCCGATTTCACGCCGCTACTGGGTGCAGGGTTTCCTCGCCCACAACCTCTCCGCGGTGGCACGCGAAATCGTCTGCATCGGGCCGTTCGCCTTCCTTGCGTACTGGCGCCTCACGCACGTCGCCGGCAAGCGCATGTAGATGGGACACGGCGACGCTGCGGACATGGACCGCTCGGAGAGCGGTCCCTACCATCCAGACGCGACGTCATTTGCCGATCTGACACCCATGTCGGTGGTAGGGACGCCTTGCCGAGGCGTCCATGACCAAGACGG includes:
- a CDS encoding metal-dependent hydrolase, with the protein product MPSPVGHALAGLAVGVLAAGPRNLVRSLDPPAARRPIDTALLAMLPMAALGVLPDFDLLFGVHSMYTHSLGAVVAVLLVARVVTGAWRWAIAASLAYASHILLDWLGHDTTAPIGIMALWPITPAYFQSDLHLFLPISRRYWVQGFLAHNLSAVAREIVCIGPFAFLAYWRLTHVAGKRM
- the recA gene encoding recombinase RecA, whose translation is MPVDDLKERARAIEMAVGQIEKQFGKGSIMRLGQKDAVAIPSISTGSISLDYALGVGGVPRGRVIEVFGPESSGKTTLALQVIAQAQKLGGMAAFVDAEHALDASYAQKLGVNLEDLLVSQPDNGEQALEIVEVLVRSGSVDVIVVDSVAALVPRAEIEGEMGDQQMGLQARLMSQALRKLTGAVSKSKTCLIFINQLREKIGVMFGNPETTTGGRALKFYSSVRIDIRRIGAIKDGDQVTGGRTRVKVVKNKVAPPFREAEFDVMYGEGISKEGDLLDLAVERKIVDKSGTWFSYSGERLGQGRENVKQFLKDNPATYQAIDERLRKELGLAPATAEPVAG